A genomic stretch from Lathyrus oleraceus cultivar Zhongwan6 chromosome 2, CAAS_Psat_ZW6_1.0, whole genome shotgun sequence includes:
- the LOC127120535 gene encoding uncharacterized protein LOC127120535 codes for MDFGQRSVKKYNLINPKIDELKKLVSSIADPIGFRDRYGALISLLTLRMEEGLLQTLVQFYDPVYHCFTFPDYQLMPTLEEYAQLLHIPVADTVPFSGSEKLPEHSSLAKVLYMKKSEFKNNFTTKGGLPGFTAKFLMGKVSYFPVKVVILLWSICSPC; via the coding sequence atggattttggacagagaagtgtgaaaaagtacaatctcatcaatccaaagatagatgaactaaagaaactggtttcttcgatcgcagatcctattggtttcagagacagatatggggcacttatatctttattgacacttaggatggaagaagggttattgcagacattagtacagttctatgatccagtctatcactgtttcacattcccagactatcaactcatgcctacattggaagagtatgcccagttgcttcacatcccagttgctgatacagtacctttctctggttcagaaaagttacccgagcacagttctcttgcaaaagtgttgtacatgaagaagtcagaattcaagaataacttcaccaccaaaggaggacttccaggtttcactgccaagttcttaatggggaaggtttcttattttccagtcaaggttgtgatattattgtggagcatctgttcgccttgttga
- the LOC127123817 gene encoding secreted RxLR effector protein 161-like, whose amino-acid sequence MEIMYSKKSIILHQLKYKVELLKRFELLNYKVDVTPADTNQKLDFDSVGDDVDATMFKQLVGSMRYLCNTRPDICHAVGMLSRLMSKPKWSHYQAAVRILRYINGSLKYGVLFSYGAETDSELLSYSNFDWYVDGVIRRSTSEYLFKFLGSSILWCSKKQLVVALSTCEAKYIASVVTACQAV is encoded by the coding sequence ATGGAGATTATGTACTCTAAGAAAAGCATAATTTTACATCAACTGAAGTATAAAGTTGAGCTTCTAAAGAGATTTGAGTTGTTGAATTATAAAGTTGATGTCACACCtgctgatacaaatcagaaattGGATTTTGATTCTGTTGGGGATGATGTAGATGCGACTATGTTCAAGCAATTGGTAGGTTCTATGAGATATTTGTgtaataccagacctgatatttgccATGCAGTTGGAATGTTGAGTAGGCTTATGAGTAAACCAaagtggtctcattaccaagCCGCTGTCAGAATTCTGAGGTATATAAATGGAtctctgaagtatggagttttgttctCTTATGGTGCTGAAACTGACTCAGAACTTCTGAGTTACTCAAATTTTGACTGGTATGTAGACGGGGTTATCAGAAGAAGTACTTCTGAATACTTGTTTAAGTTTCTGGGAAGTTCTATTCtttggtgttccaagaagcaactggttgttgctttgtcaacttGTGAAGCAAAATATATTGCAAGTGTTGTGACTGCATGTCAAGCTGTGTGA
- the LOC127120536 gene encoding glycine cleavage system H protein, mitochondrial → MALRMWASSTANALKLSSSSRLHLSPTFSISRCFSNVLDGLKYAPSHEWVKHEGSVATIGITDHAQDHLGEVVFVELPEPGVSVTKGKGFGAVESVKATSDVNSPISGEVIEVNTGLTGKPGLINSSPYEDGWMIKIKPTSPDELESLLGAKEYTKFCEEEDAAH, encoded by the exons ATGGCACTTAGGATGTGGGCTTCTTCAACTGCCAATGCACTCAAACTCTCCTCTTCCTCTAGATTACATCTCTCCCCTACCTTTTCCATCTCCAGATGTTTCTCTAATG TTTTGGATGGACTCAAGTACGCACCTTCACATGAATGGGTCAAGCATGAAGGATCAGTAGCCACTATTGGTATCACTGACCATGCCCAG GACCATCTTGGAGAGGTTGTGTTTGTGGAGCTTCCAGAACCTGGTGTCTCAGTTACAAAGGGTAAAGGTTTCGGAGCTGTTGAAAGTGTGAAGGCAACAAGTGATGTAAACTCTCCTATTTCCGGTGAGGTTATCGAGGTTAATACTGGGCTCACCGGAAAGCCTGGCCTC ATCAATTCAAGCCCCTATGAAGATGGATGGATGATAAAAATAAAGCCAACTAGTCCAGATGAATTAGAATCCTTGTTGGGTGCAAAAGAGTACACAAAGTTTTGTGAGGAAGAAGATGCTGCACATTGA